Proteins co-encoded in one Neovison vison isolate M4711 chromosome 9, ASM_NN_V1, whole genome shotgun sequence genomic window:
- the KLF9 gene encoding Krueppel-like factor 9, giving the protein MSAAAYMDFVAAQCLVSISNRAAVPEHGGAPDAERLRLPEREVTKEHGDPGDTWKDYCTLVTIAKSLLDLNKYRPIQTPSVCSDSLESPDEDMGSDSDVTTESGSSPSHSPEERQDPGGAPSPLSLLHPGVAAKGKHASEKRHKCPYSGCGKVYGKSSHLKAHYRVHTGERPFPCTWPDCLKKFSRSDELTRHYRTHTGEKQFRCPLCEKRFMRSDHLTKHARRHTEFHPSMIKRSKKALAHPL; this is encoded by the exons ATGTCCGCGGCCGCCTACATGGACTTCGTGGCTGCCCAGTGTCTGGTTTCTATTTCGAACCGCGCTGCGGTGCCGGAGCATGGGGGCGCTCCGGACGCCGAGCGACTGCGACTCCCTGAGCGCGAGGTGACCAAGGAGCACGGCGACCCGGGGGACACCTGGAAGGATTACTGCACGCTGGTCACCATCGCCAAGAGCTTGTTGGACCTGAACAAGTACCGACCCATCCAGACCCCCTCGGTGTGCAGCGACAGTCTGGAGAGTCCGGATGAGGATATGGGATCCGACAGCGACGTGACCACCGAATCTGGGTCGAGTCCTTCTCACAGCCCGGAGGAGAGACAGGATCCTGGCGGCGCGCCCAGCCcgctctccctcctccaccctggAGTGGCTGCGAAGGGGAAACACGCCTCCGAAAAGAGGCACAAGTGCCCCTACAGTGGCTGTGGGAAAGTCTATGGAAAATCCTCCCATCTCAAAGCCCATTACAGAGTGCATACAG GTGAGCGGCCCTTCCCCTGCACGTGGCCAGACTGCCTTAAAAAGTTCTCGCGCTCGGACGAGCTGACGCGCCACTACCGGACGCACACGGGCGAGAAGCAGTTCCGCTGCCCGCTGTGCGAGAAGCGCTTCATGAGGAGCGACCACCTCACCAAGCACGCGCGGCGCCACACCGAGTTCCACCCCAGTATGATCAAGCGCTCGAAAAAGGCGCTGGCCCACCCCTTGTGA